Proteins co-encoded in one Labilithrix sp. genomic window:
- a CDS encoding MMPL family transporter, protein MSEHPEVSGPRGPLRRAVEALVALAVARPWLVIVLSLVAIGCAQLYIRSRLELRSDFLELLPRDSPGFVSFEQQLHRVGGAATLYVIVESPDRAANEKFIDDLAAEVKKIEPDLVSYVEDGSKEVRAYFQANKWLYADLADLEKADQKLDNQIAIKSGMVENLEGDEIQPKASDAGAERALGMDDYKARWDQQANKHDDFPTGYFATKDGRMLGIRIVSPSTGTGDRGGDVLLERVKAIVEDLDLPARHPEMKVGYAGDIPNAIAEKQSIVTEAATATAIATIVILIGIFTFFRSFSAVFVMLLPAALGVACAYSFATATFGYVNTSGAFLGAIIFGNGINYPIVLLNRYREFTARGMTPDVAKKAAVWNAFRAELVGASVAGIAYGSLVITRFRGFSQFGMIGFVGMLLVWLSIIPLVPATVTVFERLRAKPWYRPVARLREAIFGAPVIRHLFPEVKSDGSRGEVVNTIARITERYPRVILAGAALVTLAALVKIPGFLADPWEYNFAHLGSKASKTGGAGEWSVKAESVFGGKMNVAGALMLADKPEQTPAVKKQMLANDAADEEGRLIADIATVYDLLPGPPEEQQKKLEVLERIRDRLTPRVMHEMKEDERKTLDELKPPEDLKVLEAKDLPSLIRRRFEERDGTLGTVLYVKTGSDVSRSNGKNMLRLAKTTDNVQLPDGTIVHTASRSTVFAEMIRSMERDGPLATGASLIAVSIVVLLATSSLRGFASVMISLVLAVVWMVGLAAWLGWRLNFLNFIALPITFGIGCEYPFNIFDRSRLLKGDITLALKRSGGAVALCSFTTTIGYGSLVFADNQALQSFGHLAMSGEVLAIGAALFVLPSILHVWRARARA, encoded by the coding sequence ATGAGCGAGCACCCGGAGGTCTCGGGCCCGCGCGGCCCGCTCCGTCGCGCGGTCGAGGCCCTCGTCGCGTTGGCCGTCGCGCGGCCGTGGCTCGTGATCGTCCTCTCCCTCGTCGCGATCGGCTGCGCGCAGCTCTACATCCGCTCCCGCCTCGAGCTCAGGTCCGACTTCCTCGAGCTCTTGCCGCGCGACTCTCCCGGCTTCGTCTCGTTCGAGCAGCAGCTCCACCGCGTCGGCGGCGCGGCCACGCTCTACGTCATCGTGGAGTCGCCCGACCGCGCGGCGAACGAAAAATTCATCGACGACCTCGCCGCCGAGGTGAAGAAGATCGAGCCCGACCTGGTCTCCTACGTCGAGGACGGCTCGAAGGAGGTCCGCGCCTATTTCCAGGCCAACAAGTGGCTCTACGCCGATCTCGCCGACCTCGAGAAGGCCGACCAGAAGCTCGACAACCAGATCGCCATAAAGAGCGGAATGGTTGAAAATCTCGAAGGCGATGAAATCCAACCGAAGGCGTCCGACGCGGGCGCCGAGCGCGCGCTCGGGATGGACGACTACAAGGCGCGCTGGGACCAGCAGGCGAACAAACACGACGACTTCCCGACCGGCTACTTCGCGACGAAGGACGGCCGCATGCTCGGCATCCGCATCGTCTCGCCGTCGACCGGCACCGGCGATCGCGGCGGCGACGTGCTCCTCGAGCGGGTGAAGGCGATCGTCGAGGACCTCGACCTCCCCGCGCGGCATCCCGAGATGAAGGTCGGCTACGCCGGCGACATCCCGAACGCGATCGCGGAGAAGCAGTCGATCGTGACGGAGGCCGCGACCGCGACCGCGATCGCGACGATCGTGATCCTGATCGGCATCTTCACGTTCTTCCGCTCGTTCTCGGCGGTGTTCGTGATGCTCCTGCCCGCCGCGCTCGGCGTCGCGTGCGCGTATTCGTTCGCGACCGCGACGTTCGGCTACGTGAACACGTCGGGCGCGTTCCTCGGCGCGATCATCTTCGGCAACGGCATCAACTACCCGATCGTCCTCTTGAACCGCTACCGCGAGTTCACCGCGCGCGGGATGACGCCCGACGTCGCGAAGAAGGCGGCGGTGTGGAACGCGTTCCGCGCGGAGCTCGTCGGCGCGAGCGTCGCCGGCATCGCCTACGGCTCGCTCGTCATCACGCGGTTCCGCGGCTTCAGCCAGTTCGGCATGATCGGCTTCGTCGGGATGCTCCTCGTCTGGCTCTCGATCATCCCGCTCGTCCCCGCGACGGTGACGGTCTTCGAGCGCCTCCGCGCGAAGCCGTGGTACCGGCCCGTCGCGCGCCTCCGCGAGGCGATCTTCGGCGCCCCCGTCATCCGGCACCTCTTCCCGGAGGTGAAGAGCGACGGCTCGCGCGGAGAGGTCGTCAACACCATCGCGCGGATCACGGAGCGCTACCCGCGCGTCATCCTCGCCGGGGCCGCGCTCGTCACGCTCGCGGCGCTCGTGAAGATCCCGGGCTTCCTCGCCGATCCGTGGGAGTACAACTTCGCGCACCTCGGCTCGAAGGCGTCGAAGACGGGCGGGGCGGGGGAGTGGTCGGTGAAGGCGGAGAGCGTCTTCGGCGGCAAGATGAACGTCGCCGGCGCGCTGATGCTCGCCGACAAGCCCGAGCAGACGCCGGCGGTGAAGAAGCAGATGCTCGCGAACGACGCCGCCGACGAGGAAGGCAGGCTCATCGCCGACATCGCGACGGTGTACGATCTGCTCCCCGGACCGCCGGAGGAGCAGCAGAAGAAGCTCGAGGTGCTCGAGCGCATCCGCGACCGCCTCACCCCGCGCGTGATGCACGAGATGAAGGAGGACGAGCGGAAGACGCTCGACGAGCTGAAGCCGCCGGAGGACCTGAAGGTGCTGGAGGCGAAGGACCTCCCCTCCCTCATCCGGCGCCGCTTCGAGGAGCGCGACGGCACGCTCGGCACCGTCCTCTACGTGAAGACGGGGAGCGACGTCTCGCGCTCGAACGGCAAGAACATGCTCCGCCTCGCGAAGACGACGGACAACGTGCAGCTCCCGGACGGCACGATCGTGCACACCGCGAGCCGCTCGACCGTGTTCGCGGAGATGATCCGCTCGATGGAGCGCGACGGCCCGCTCGCGACCGGCGCGTCGCTCATCGCGGTGTCGATCGTCGTCCTCCTCGCGACCTCGAGCCTCCGCGGCTTCGCCTCCGTCATGATCTCGCTCGTCCTCGCGGTCGTGTGGATGGTCGGCCTCGCGGCGTGGTTGGGGTGGCGGCTCAACTTCCTGAACTTCATCGCGCTGCCGATCACCTTCGGCATCGGCTGCGAGTACCCGTTCAACATCTTCGATCGATCGCGCCTCCTGAAGGGCGACATCACGCTCGCGCTGAAGCGGAGCGGCGGCGCGGTCGCGCTCTGCAGCTTCACGACGACGATCGGCTACGGCTCGCTCGTCTTCGCCGACAACCAGGCGCTCCAGTCGTTCGGTCACCTCGCGATGAGCGGCGAGGTCCTCGCGATCGGCGCGGCGCTCTTCGTGCTGCCGAGCATCCTCCACGTGTGGCGCGCGCGCGCGCGGGCCTAA